One genomic window of Roseateles sp. DAIF2 includes the following:
- a CDS encoding polyketide synthase, with protein MRPSSSSMHLLGLALRHANLPALSAWPERLQALAEGRLPPLPDAQRLPEPAGHLGQYGVPPIYRPSIHRLQLHLLELADAALAQAEAAGVPLDREHCDVLFVTALGLNRSFENEARISALRWAAEAWADEPQAAELLGAWRDRLEQDFVASSHDKVGEMASAMAARIAGHFRLRGRVLALEAQEHGALEALRSAATGLEQGRAGQVLIVAAQTLDSPLWQRHPVSAAQWREAACALLLGSNRQAEGALARLRLDAGEAGTAMGLELRLDDQPLDLQALGGYTHAVQPLLGLALAAQLPRQATLLGRDGAGQAWRLGLEPPQAAPAPAWAEPAAVAVLACGAAFGSTRGSAAYWQALREPGHGFRALDPQRHQSALFLDPRATHAMAYYIDRASHAALPAELEGSGAVRELARHAAAELWAQPGLEGEADTAPLLVLCASTLTLPGERQAGARALLPRLLAILAELGAATGWAEPLRQRLAEGLARRIEAAGVAPELERLAASDIARAAADGRPARVLAVEAACASSMAALDLALDALRGGEVERVLVLGVELPVNVSDLLMCSAQRMLAPGLMASFGVEAAGFTPGDGAGAVLLTRADLAARRGQPVLARLLAAGASTDGKSLIAPNVAGQTRAMRRAFAQLEAQGLMPSALQFVETHGTGTLIGDEVETRSLAEVYAGCAQDLALGALKSKFGHCFAAAGMASLIKILLALRHEQLPPNHFERPLKPELGWPAHGFDPLLQARDWPRRPDRRRRAGLNAFGTGGINYHLLLEEA; from the coding sequence ATGCGGCCTTCCAGCTCCTCCATGCATCTGCTCGGCCTGGCGCTGCGCCATGCCAACCTGCCCGCGCTGTCGGCCTGGCCCGAGCGGCTGCAGGCGCTCGCCGAGGGCCGGCTGCCGCCGCTGCCCGACGCGCAGCGCCTGCCCGAGCCGGCCGGCCATCTCGGCCAGTACGGCGTGCCGCCGATCTACCGGCCCTCGATCCACCGGCTGCAGCTGCACCTGCTGGAGCTGGCCGACGCGGCCCTGGCCCAGGCCGAGGCGGCCGGCGTCCCGCTGGACCGCGAGCATTGCGATGTGCTGTTCGTCACCGCGCTGGGCCTGAACCGCAGCTTCGAGAACGAGGCGCGCATCTCGGCGCTGCGCTGGGCCGCCGAGGCCTGGGCCGACGAGCCGCAGGCCGCCGAGCTGCTCGGCGCCTGGCGCGACCGGCTGGAGCAGGACTTCGTGGCCAGCTCGCACGACAAGGTCGGCGAGATGGCCAGCGCGATGGCCGCGCGCATCGCCGGCCATTTCCGGCTGCGCGGCCGGGTGCTGGCGCTGGAGGCCCAGGAGCATGGCGCGCTGGAGGCCCTGCGCAGCGCCGCGACCGGCCTCGAGCAGGGCCGCGCCGGCCAGGTGCTGATCGTCGCCGCGCAGACCCTGGACAGCCCGCTGTGGCAGCGCCACCCGGTGAGCGCCGCGCAATGGCGCGAGGCCGCCTGCGCCCTGCTGCTGGGCTCGAACCGCCAGGCCGAGGGCGCCCTGGCCCGCCTGCGGCTCGATGCCGGCGAGGCCGGCACGGCCATGGGCCTGGAGCTGCGGTTGGACGACCAGCCCCTGGACCTGCAGGCCCTGGGTGGCTACACGCATGCGGTGCAGCCGCTGCTGGGCCTGGCACTGGCCGCGCAGTTGCCGCGGCAGGCAACCCTGCTGGGTCGCGACGGTGCCGGCCAGGCCTGGCGCCTGGGGCTGGAGCCGCCGCAGGCCGCCCCGGCGCCCGCCTGGGCCGAGCCGGCCGCGGTGGCGGTGCTGGCCTGCGGCGCCGCCTTCGGCAGCACCCGCGGCAGCGCGGCCTACTGGCAGGCGTTGCGCGAGCCCGGTCATGGCTTTCGCGCGCTCGATCCGCAGCGCCACCAGAGCGCGCTGTTCCTCGACCCGCGAGCCACCCATGCGATGGCCTACTACATCGACCGCGCCAGCCATGCCGCCCTGCCGGCCGAGCTCGAGGGCAGCGGCGCGGTGCGCGAGCTGGCCCGCCATGCCGCCGCCGAGCTCTGGGCCCAGCCCGGCCTGGAGGGCGAGGCGGATACGGCGCCGCTGCTGGTGCTGTGCGCCTCGACCCTGACCCTGCCCGGCGAGCGCCAGGCCGGCGCGCGCGCCCTCCTGCCGCGGCTGCTGGCGATCCTCGCGGAGCTGGGCGCGGCCACCGGCTGGGCCGAGCCGCTGCGCCAGCGCCTGGCCGAGGGCCTGGCGCGCCGCATTGAGGCGGCGGGCGTGGCGCCCGAACTGGAGCGCCTCGCCGCCAGCGACATCGCCCGCGCCGCGGCCGACGGGCGGCCGGCCCGCGTGCTGGCGGTCGAGGCCGCCTGCGCCAGCTCGATGGCCGCGCTGGACCTGGCCCTGGACGCGCTGCGCGGCGGCGAGGTCGAGCGCGTGCTGGTGCTGGGCGTCGAGCTGCCGGTCAATGTCAGCGACCTGCTGATGTGCTCGGCCCAGCGCATGCTGGCGCCGGGGCTGATGGCCAGCTTCGGCGTCGAGGCGGCCGGCTTCACGCCCGGCGACGGCGCCGGCGCCGTGCTGCTGACGCGCGCCGACCTGGCGGCCCGGCGCGGCCAACCGGTGCTGGCACGGCTGCTGGCGGCCGGCGCCAGCACCGACGGCAAGTCGCTGATCGCGCCCAATGTGGCCGGCCAGACGCGCGCGATGCGTCGCGCCTTCGCCCAGCTGGAGGCGCAGGGGCTGATGCCCTCGGCGCTGCAGTTCGTCGAGACCCATGGCACCGGCACCCTGATCGGCGACGAGGTCGAGACCCGCTCGCTGGCCGAGGTCTATGCCGGCTGCGCGCAAGACCTGGCCCTGGGCGCGCTGAAGTCCAAGTTCGGCCATTGCTTCGCCGCCGCCGGCATGGCCAGCCTGATCAAGATCCTGCTGGCGCTGCGTCACGAGCAGCTGCCGCCCAACCATTTCGAGCGCCCGCTGAAGCCCGAGCTGGGCTGGCCCGCGCATGGCTTCGATCCGCTGCTGCAGGCCAGGGACTGGCCGCGCCGGCCGGATCGGCGCCGCCGCGCCGGGCTGAATGCCTTCGGCACCGGCGGCATCAACTATCACCTGCTGCTCGAGGAGGCCTGA
- a CDS encoding outer membrane lipoprotein-sorting protein, translated as MNARPAFPHRPTRRLWLQQALGLAIVPAWAQANAPVGDAQLSRWIQAAERVLRGRSSAAVMKMQIQRSDYQREYDLLVLSDDRDEQSKVLIRMLGPALWRGNATLKVGERISIYDPRTRRVTVMGSSMLADQWMGSHFTNDDLMRETDLARHYSYELQQRVAERDELDRPVERLSLQLRPKPNAPVAWGRVQYQLHLRDGDAVLPLQVDYFRRAGDAQAQRSLRYSRLAPIDGRPLPLRLTMQALDKPGEYTQIDYARLKFDNDFGADDFSERALR; from the coding sequence ATGAACGCTCGACCCGCCTTCCCGCATCGCCCGACCCGCCGCCTGTGGCTGCAGCAGGCCCTGGGCCTGGCCATCGTCCCCGCCTGGGCCCAGGCGAACGCGCCCGTCGGCGATGCCCAGCTGTCGCGCTGGATCCAGGCCGCCGAGCGGGTGCTGCGCGGGCGCAGCTCCGCCGCGGTGATGAAGATGCAGATCCAGCGCAGCGACTACCAGCGCGAGTACGACCTGCTGGTGCTGAGCGACGACCGCGACGAGCAGAGCAAGGTACTGATCCGCATGCTCGGGCCGGCGCTGTGGCGCGGCAACGCGACCCTGAAGGTCGGCGAGCGCATCAGCATCTACGACCCGCGCACGCGCCGGGTCACCGTGATGGGCAGCTCGATGCTGGCCGACCAGTGGATGGGCAGCCATTTCACCAACGACGACCTGATGCGCGAGACCGACCTGGCCCGCCACTACAGCTACGAGCTGCAGCAGCGCGTCGCCGAGCGCGACGAGCTGGACCGCCCGGTCGAGCGCCTGAGCCTGCAGCTGCGCCCCAAGCCCAACGCCCCGGTGGCCTGGGGCCGGGTGCAGTACCAGCTGCATCTGCGCGACGGCGACGCGGTGCTGCCGCTGCAGGTCGACTATTTCCGCCGCGCCGGCGATGCGCAGGCGCAGCGCTCGCTGCGCTACAGCCGGCTCGCGCCGATCGACGGCCGCCCGCTGCCGCTGCGCCTGACCATGCAGGCCCTGGACAAGCCCGGCGAATACACGCAGATCGACTACGCCCGGCTGAAGTTCGACAACGACTTCGGCGCCGACGACTTCTCCGAACGCGCGCTGCGCTGA
- a CDS encoding AMP-binding protein, whose translation MKPTGSVAAGVHQALLAPPDAAPLLLGGGQALSYGQCRDWVARASQGPMADCAGQAVAIWMDKGPLYAQCVLAALFAGARYLPLDGAQPAERVRAIVADAGPRLLVLDAAHARLWLAQPQPADGPRLLVLSDEAAAPGFDAAQWQPSALDRLRAAAPLSEQPVALDEIAAILYTSGSTGQPKGVQLSQRNLLNFAAWSARTLALDASDRLLNLASFNFDLSTFDLFAGLQAGASLYVTSEPELHHPAGLGALIEQQRISVMYAVPSLYGLLIRSGVLEAMRPRCALRRVVFAGEVMPKPLLQRLAAALPQGCGLYNFYGPTETNVCLWHAVEPAELDSPEPVPIGLPIAGAEVWLQDEQGRRVEAEGELGEIWVAGDCVTPGYWRRPDDANSANHRRGCHATGDQGSWRAGRLQYHGRQDRMLKVNGYRVELGEIEAALARHPQLAEVAVLGMPANGGVRLLAAYVPREGALVPGSLALKQHCATLLPAYMVPQQLVALAGLPKNANGKTDLRRLREQLIGNASD comes from the coding sequence ATGAAGCCCACGGGCAGCGTCGCCGCCGGCGTGCACCAGGCCCTGCTGGCCCCGCCCGACGCGGCCCCGCTGCTGCTGGGCGGCGGGCAGGCGCTGAGCTATGGCCAGTGCCGCGACTGGGTGGCCCGCGCCAGCCAGGGCCCGATGGCCGATTGCGCCGGCCAGGCCGTGGCGATCTGGATGGACAAGGGCCCGCTGTACGCCCAATGCGTGCTGGCCGCCCTGTTCGCCGGCGCCCGCTACCTGCCGCTGGACGGTGCGCAGCCGGCGGAGCGCGTGCGCGCCATCGTGGCCGATGCCGGCCCGCGCCTGCTGGTGCTGGACGCCGCCCATGCGCGCCTCTGGCTGGCCCAGCCCCAGCCCGCCGACGGCCCGCGCCTGCTGGTGCTGAGCGACGAGGCCGCAGCGCCCGGCTTCGATGCCGCGCAATGGCAGCCGTCCGCGCTGGACCGACTGCGCGCCGCGGCACCGCTGAGCGAGCAGCCCGTCGCGCTCGACGAGATCGCCGCGATCCTCTACACCTCCGGCTCCACCGGGCAGCCCAAGGGCGTGCAGCTGAGCCAGCGCAATCTGCTCAACTTCGCCGCCTGGTCGGCCCGCACCCTGGCGCTGGACGCCAGCGACCGGCTGCTGAACCTGGCCAGCTTCAATTTCGACCTCAGCACCTTCGACCTGTTCGCGGGCCTGCAGGCCGGCGCCAGCCTCTATGTCACCAGCGAGCCGGAGCTGCACCATCCGGCCGGCCTGGGCGCGCTGATCGAGCAGCAGCGCATCAGCGTGATGTACGCGGTGCCCTCGCTGTACGGCCTGCTGATCCGCAGCGGCGTGCTGGAGGCGATGCGGCCGCGCTGCGCGCTGCGCCGCGTGGTCTTCGCCGGCGAGGTGATGCCCAAGCCGCTGCTGCAGCGCCTGGCCGCGGCCCTGCCGCAGGGCTGCGGGCTCTACAACTTCTACGGCCCGACCGAGACCAATGTCTGCCTCTGGCATGCGGTCGAGCCGGCCGAGCTGGACAGCCCGGAGCCGGTGCCGATCGGCCTGCCGATCGCCGGCGCCGAGGTCTGGCTGCAGGACGAGCAGGGCCGGCGCGTCGAGGCCGAGGGCGAGTTGGGCGAGATCTGGGTGGCCGGCGACTGCGTCACCCCCGGCTACTGGCGGCGCCCCGACGATGCCAACAGCGCGAACCATCGGCGCGGCTGCCATGCCACCGGCGACCAGGGCTCATGGCGCGCCGGCCGGCTGCAGTACCACGGCCGCCAGGACCGCATGCTGAAGGTCAACGGCTACCGGGTCGAGCTGGGCGAGATCGAGGCCGCGCTGGCCCGCCATCCCCAGCTGGCCGAGGTCGCGGTGCTGGGCATGCCGGCCAACGGCGGCGTGCGCCTGCTGGCCGCCTATGTGCCGCGCGAGGGCGCGCTGGTGCCCGGCTCGCTGGCGCTGAAGCAGCATTGCGCCACCCTGCTGCCGGCCTATATGGTGCCGCAGCAGCTGGTGGCGCTGGCCGGGCTGCCGAAGAACGCCAACGGCAAGACCGACCTGCGCCGCCTGCGCGAGCAACTGATCGGCAACGCATCGGACTGA
- a CDS encoding aminotransferase class I/II-fold pyridoxal phosphate-dependent enzyme has protein sequence MSAIPQDPVAAVRAVVKKHSQYDDETLRPQSLLQEDLGIDSIMLAAIVSELNQLFQTSVRVEINDSDTLDSLCVRFGATPAAVAASAAPLQTMRDFVANGSDTDVFAKTRRFARFHRERAAQGHFWYGMASRGRSSNRALIHDTHEGRDREFLLFASNNYLGLANDERVLEAIIQATREYGATNTGSRLIAGTTELHRELERRLAQLKGREDCIVFPSGYSANLGSIAALVGPGDQVIGDVYNHMSIQDGCKLAGAARRLYPHNDMQALEALLARSEDEGGGRLIVADGVFSMHGDIVRLPELSRLARRYQARLLIDDAHSTGVLGLTGSGTTEHFDMKGQVDLEVGTMSKALGGQGGFVVGDAEVIDYLRFYANSYVFAATIPAPVVAGLLASLDLMAAEPQRLARLWSNIGYLKKALDELGFDTEDSQSAIIPVRLGDEALAMNMGRSLRRRGMYCQTVVFPGVAVGDARLRISVLESHTAEDLNQAIQILLDAARENGLVLQPARAAA, from the coding sequence ATGAGCGCCATCCCACAAGATCCCGTCGCCGCCGTGCGCGCCGTCGTCAAGAAGCATTCCCAGTACGACGACGAGACGCTGCGCCCCCAGTCCCTGCTGCAGGAGGACCTGGGCATCGACTCCATCATGCTGGCGGCCATCGTCAGCGAGCTGAACCAGCTGTTCCAGACCAGCGTGCGGGTCGAGATCAACGACTCCGACACCCTGGACAGCCTGTGCGTGCGCTTCGGCGCCACGCCGGCCGCCGTGGCCGCGTCGGCCGCGCCGCTGCAGACCATGCGCGACTTCGTCGCCAACGGCAGCGACACCGATGTGTTCGCCAAGACCCGCCGCTTCGCGCGCTTTCACCGCGAGCGCGCCGCGCAGGGGCATTTCTGGTACGGCATGGCCTCGCGCGGGCGCAGCAGCAACCGCGCGCTGATCCACGACACGCATGAGGGCCGCGACCGCGAGTTTCTGCTGTTCGCCTCCAACAACTACCTGGGCCTGGCCAACGACGAGCGCGTGCTGGAGGCCATCATCCAGGCCACCCGCGAGTACGGCGCCACCAACACCGGCAGCCGTCTGATCGCCGGCACCACCGAGCTGCACCGCGAGCTCGAGCGCCGCCTGGCCCAGCTCAAGGGCCGCGAGGACTGCATCGTCTTCCCCTCCGGCTACTCGGCCAACCTGGGCAGCATCGCCGCCCTGGTCGGCCCGGGCGACCAGGTGATCGGCGATGTCTACAACCACATGAGCATCCAGGACGGCTGCAAGCTGGCCGGGGCCGCGCGCCGCCTGTATCCTCACAACGACATGCAGGCGCTGGAAGCGCTGCTGGCGCGCAGCGAGGACGAGGGCGGCGGCCGCCTGATCGTGGCCGACGGCGTGTTCAGCATGCATGGCGACATCGTCAGGCTGCCCGAACTGTCGCGGCTGGCGCGCCGCTACCAGGCCCGGCTGCTGATCGACGATGCGCACAGCACCGGCGTGCTGGGCCTGACCGGCTCAGGCACCACCGAGCATTTCGACATGAAGGGCCAGGTCGATCTGGAGGTCGGCACGATGAGCAAGGCGCTCGGCGGCCAGGGCGGCTTCGTCGTCGGCGACGCCGAGGTGATCGACTACCTGCGCTTCTACGCCAACAGCTATGTGTTCGCGGCCACCATCCCCGCGCCGGTGGTCGCCGGCCTGCTGGCCTCGCTGGACCTGATGGCCGCCGAGCCGCAGCGCCTGGCCCGGCTGTGGAGCAATATCGGCTACCTGAAGAAGGCGCTCGACGAGCTGGGCTTCGACACCGAGGACTCGCAGAGCGCGATCATCCCGGTGCGCCTGGGCGACGAGGCGCTGGCGATGAACATGGGCCGTTCGCTGCGCCGGCGCGGCATGTACTGCCAGACCGTGGTGTTCCCCGGCGTCGCGGTCGGCGATGCGCGGCTGCGCATCAGCGTGCTGGAGTCGCACACCGCCGAGGACCTGAACCAGGCGATCCAGATCCTGCTCGACGCGGCGCGCGAGAACGGTCTGGTGCTGCAGCCGGCGCGGGCCGCCGCATGA
- a CDS encoding acyl-CoA dehydrogenase family protein — translation MNFAPTPAQQALQARIAALAPLLADEQLQARDQAAQFSRSLWQRLCDAGLHLLPVPVEQGGAGLGALDLALCLESLGEHCQDTGLVFALAAHLCACIHPLVFFASPAQQQEWLPRIRKQGLLGAHAITEPQAGSDIAAMRTRAERHNDGYLISGHKCYISNAPACDFIVLHARTGDTGSFLDYSSFVLDRHTPGVSISTRPHDKVGLRSTEMGDILFDKAWVHESQRIGGEGGGGPIFQASMGWERCCLFAMYLGTMKRQLARCCAHLETRQQFGRPLIEQQALAHRLAEMQLRYESARLVCLQAAWSLDQPERRGDATLAAKLAVSDAALRNSLDALHLHGALGVLSGEVERDLRNVLPASLFSGSTEVLKNQLAQQLRSEFKRKPRGRS, via the coding sequence GTGAACTTCGCCCCGACCCCCGCCCAGCAGGCGCTGCAGGCCCGCATCGCGGCGCTGGCGCCGCTGCTGGCCGATGAACAGCTGCAGGCGCGCGACCAGGCCGCGCAGTTCTCGCGCAGCCTCTGGCAGCGCCTGTGCGACGCCGGCCTGCACCTGCTGCCGGTGCCCGTCGAACAGGGCGGCGCCGGCCTGGGCGCGCTGGACCTGGCGCTGTGCCTGGAATCCCTGGGCGAGCATTGCCAGGACACCGGCCTGGTGTTCGCGCTGGCGGCCCATCTGTGCGCCTGCATCCATCCGCTGGTGTTCTTCGCCAGCCCGGCCCAGCAGCAGGAATGGCTGCCGCGCATCCGCAAGCAGGGCCTGCTGGGCGCGCACGCGATCACCGAGCCGCAGGCCGGCTCCGACATCGCCGCGATGCGCACCCGGGCCGAGCGCCACAACGACGGCTACCTGATCAGCGGCCACAAGTGCTACATCAGCAATGCGCCGGCCTGCGACTTCATCGTGCTGCATGCCCGCACCGGCGACACCGGCAGTTTCCTGGACTACAGCAGCTTCGTGCTGGACCGCCACACGCCGGGCGTCAGCATCAGCACCCGGCCGCACGACAAGGTCGGGCTGCGCAGCACCGAGATGGGCGACATCCTGTTCGACAAGGCCTGGGTGCATGAGTCGCAGCGCATCGGCGGCGAGGGCGGCGGCGGCCCGATCTTCCAGGCCAGCATGGGCTGGGAGCGCTGCTGCCTGTTCGCGATGTACCTGGGCACGATGAAGCGCCAGCTGGCGCGCTGCTGCGCCCATCTGGAGACGCGCCAGCAGTTCGGCCGGCCGCTGATCGAGCAGCAGGCGCTGGCGCACCGCCTGGCCGAGATGCAGCTGCGCTACGAGTCCGCGCGCCTGGTCTGCCTGCAGGCGGCCTGGTCGCTGGACCAGCCCGAGCGGCGCGGCGACGCGACCCTGGCGGCCAAGCTCGCGGTCAGCGACGCGGCCCTGCGCAACAGCCTGGACGCGCTGCACCTGCATGGCGCCCTTGGCGTGCTGAGCGGCGAGGTCGAGCGCGATCTGCGCAATGTGCTGCCGGCCAGCCTGTTCTCCGGTAGCACCGAGGTGCTGAAGAACCAGCTCGCCCAGCAATTGCGCAGCGAATTCAAACGCAAACCACGCGGAAGGTCCTGA
- a CDS encoding aminotransferase class III-fold pyridoxal phosphate-dependent enzyme, with protein MQTLVGQAVLGKEELLEAAGLMVEFERAQGDLLFRRDADGLEQPVLDLVGGFGCTLLGHNHPELSALLRSCLEQQRPVHAQGSRRQRAAELKQSLADYLQQHGGERYRICLLNTGTEAVEAALKHARYAYSRRLEQIAQDCSANTRELLVRLERGELQIDAALLQQGERLLGQEPLDNLDELLAALARRNLQNLSAAPQMAALPYAFHGKTLGSLALTWNRDARLAFLRNNEDAVFVHDPAAFLQQQREQALRYYQFEFQPLRLVERRTPRLAGLIYEPLRGEGGILELDAASRELLLELRAAHPEVALIADEVQCGLGRTGRPIESAAQGLPADYLTFAKSLGGGLCKISALAVRESLYHTEFGMLHSSTFAEDDHSAIIARRSLEILQRDAVAQRCAAIGTAFLEGLQALQQRHPALIRAVRGRGCMLGLELQDLSEHSSPLLASLAQEQLLGMVCAGHLLHAHGVRVLPSLGRRSVLRIQPSAYLEPAQLQQALRALGALCEALAAVDLRVLLAHLLAGGFTPPSLRPRALPEAPAEPREGGVERVGFLAHLIDPQSVREWEPGLAGFDDEALSELRSRVQWALEPQLIASRRVRSPLGREVELRLYGIMMDSESIEADVRFNRAQQIRRQVHHAYQRAREEGCGLVGFGGHTSIVTANCTDFEYEHPPVTTGNALTVASSLAATRASAARLGLKLAEAGVAIVGATGNIGQVHALLLAGQCRQLWLLGRPGSEARLQQLRRDIAAELLRPGAAALAPDSPRAEELAGWLAAQGPQPGVQALADWLGERAWVNLGSDLAACRAADIVISASSSAQPLLRAEHFAAERPVLVCDVAVPGDVDRASVAALPRLRLIRGGVVHLPMAPRFELPGMQLEPGQIYACAAETLLLGLAGIRADFSKGPIRPDQVREIEGLARLHGFEIDHEKRIAAF; from the coding sequence ATGCAGACCCTGGTCGGACAAGCCGTACTCGGCAAGGAGGAACTGCTGGAGGCCGCAGGGCTGATGGTGGAGTTCGAGCGCGCGCAGGGCGACCTGCTGTTCCGCCGCGATGCGGACGGCCTCGAGCAGCCGGTGCTGGACCTGGTGGGCGGCTTCGGCTGCACCCTGCTGGGCCACAACCATCCGGAGCTGAGCGCGCTGCTGCGCAGCTGCCTGGAGCAGCAGCGCCCGGTCCATGCCCAGGGCTCGCGGCGCCAGCGCGCCGCCGAGCTGAAGCAGAGCCTGGCCGACTACCTGCAGCAGCATGGCGGCGAGCGCTACCGCATCTGCCTGCTGAACACCGGCACCGAGGCGGTCGAGGCCGCGCTCAAGCATGCGCGCTACGCCTACTCGCGCCGGCTCGAGCAGATTGCGCAGGATTGCAGCGCCAACACCCGCGAGCTGCTGGTGCGGCTGGAGCGCGGCGAGCTGCAGATCGACGCGGCCCTGCTGCAGCAGGGCGAGCGCCTGCTCGGCCAGGAGCCGCTGGACAACCTGGACGAGCTGCTGGCCGCGCTGGCGCGGCGCAATCTGCAGAACCTGTCGGCCGCGCCGCAGATGGCCGCCCTGCCCTATGCCTTCCACGGCAAGACCCTGGGCTCGCTGGCCCTGACCTGGAACCGCGACGCGCGCCTGGCCTTCCTGCGCAACAACGAGGACGCGGTGTTCGTGCACGATCCGGCGGCCTTCCTGCAGCAGCAGCGCGAGCAGGCGCTGCGCTACTACCAGTTCGAGTTCCAGCCGCTGCGCCTGGTCGAGCGCCGCACGCCGCGCCTGGCCGGCCTGATCTACGAGCCGCTGCGCGGCGAGGGCGGCATCCTCGAGCTCGACGCGGCCAGCCGCGAGCTGCTGCTGGAGCTGCGCGCGGCCCATCCCGAGGTCGCGCTGATCGCCGACGAGGTGCAATGCGGCCTCGGCCGCACCGGCCGCCCGATCGAGTCCGCCGCCCAGGGCCTGCCGGCCGACTACCTGACCTTCGCCAAGTCGCTCGGCGGCGGCCTGTGCAAGATCTCGGCGCTGGCGGTGCGCGAGTCGCTGTACCACACCGAGTTCGGCATGCTGCACAGCTCGACCTTCGCCGAGGACGACCACAGCGCCATCATCGCGCGGCGCAGCCTGGAGATCCTGCAGCGCGACGCCGTGGCGCAGCGCTGCGCCGCGATCGGCACCGCCTTCCTGGAGGGCCTGCAGGCGCTGCAGCAGCGCCATCCGGCCCTGATCCGCGCGGTGCGCGGCCGCGGCTGCATGCTGGGCCTGGAGCTGCAGGACCTGAGCGAACACAGCTCGCCGCTGCTGGCCAGCCTGGCGCAGGAGCAGCTGCTGGGCATGGTCTGCGCCGGCCATCTGCTGCATGCCCATGGCGTGCGCGTCCTGCCCTCGCTGGGCCGGCGCTCGGTGTTGCGCATCCAGCCCTCGGCCTATCTCGAGCCGGCCCAGCTGCAGCAGGCGCTGCGGGCGCTGGGCGCGCTGTGCGAGGCACTGGCGGCGGTCGACCTGCGCGTGCTGCTGGCGCATCTGCTGGCGGGCGGCTTCACCCCGCCCAGCCTGCGCCCGCGCGCCCTGCCCGAGGCGCCGGCCGAGCCGCGCGAGGGCGGCGTCGAGCGGGTCGGCTTCCTGGCCCATCTGATCGATCCGCAGAGCGTGCGCGAATGGGAGCCCGGCCTGGCCGGCTTCGACGACGAGGCCCTCAGCGAGCTGCGCAGCCGCGTGCAATGGGCGCTGGAGCCGCAGCTGATCGCCAGCCGGCGCGTGCGCTCGCCGCTGGGCCGCGAGGTCGAGCTGCGCCTGTACGGCATCATGATGGACTCGGAGAGCATCGAGGCCGATGTGCGCTTCAACCGCGCGCAGCAGATCCGCCGCCAGGTGCACCATGCCTACCAGCGGGCGCGCGAGGAAGGCTGCGGCCTGGTCGGCTTCGGCGGCCATACCTCGATCGTCACCGCCAACTGCACCGACTTCGAGTACGAGCATCCGCCGGTCACCACCGGCAATGCGCTGACCGTCGCCTCCAGCCTGGCCGCCACCCGCGCCAGCGCCGCGCGCCTGGGCCTGAAGCTGGCCGAGGCCGGCGTCGCCATCGTCGGCGCCACCGGCAATATCGGCCAGGTGCATGCGCTGCTGCTGGCCGGCCAATGCCGCCAGCTCTGGCTGCTCGGCCGCCCCGGCAGCGAGGCGCGGCTGCAGCAGCTGCGCCGCGACATCGCGGCCGAGCTGCTGCGCCCCGGCGCGGCGGCGCTGGCGCCGGATAGCCCGCGCGCCGAGGAGCTGGCCGGCTGGCTGGCGGCCCAGGGGCCGCAGCCCGGCGTCCAGGCCCTGGCCGACTGGCTGGGCGAGCGCGCCTGGGTGAATCTGGGCAGCGACCTGGCCGCCTGCCGCGCCGCCGACATCGTCATCAGCGCCTCCAGCAGCGCCCAGCCGCTGCTGCGCGCCGAGCATTTCGCGGCCGAGAGGCCGGTGCTGGTCTGCGATGTCGCGGTGCCCGGCGACGTGGACCGCGCCAGCGTTGCCGCGCTGCCCCGGCTGCGCCTGATCCGCGGCGGCGTCGTGCACCTGCCGATGGCGCCGCGGTTCGAGCTGCCCGGCATGCAGCTGGAGCCCGGCCAGATCTATGCCTGTGCGGCCGAGACCCTGCTGCTGGGCCTGGCCGGTATCCGCGCCGACTTCAGCAAGGGCCCGATCCGCCCCGACCAGGTGCGCGAGATCGAGGGCCTGGCGCGCCTGCACGGCTTCGAGATCGACCATGAAAAACGCATCGCCGCGTTCTGA